The sequence CTTATCATAACCAGCAGCCATTAATTTATTGTGTGAAGTGTCCACATTTTTTTCGTAATCAGCCAATGCTTTTTTAGCTTCTGCTTGTTTTCCAAGCAACTCACCCATAAATGTAACGCGTTCTTCTGTTGTCAATTTATCGTAAGGCATATAGACTGTCGGTGCTATTTTACCCAGTTTAGCTACTGCTTTTTTATCAATAACAATAATCAAATCAGGTTCTAATGCTAAAACAGCTTCTTCATCCCAAGCGTCCCAAGCACCTAAATCCTTCGTTTTCTTTGAATCAAAAACATCCTCAAGCGCTGAACCTTTTAATACATTCGAAATCCCTACAGGTGTTACACCTAATGCATACGCGTCACCAATTACATACTGAACAAGTACACGTTTTGGTTTTTTAGGAACTTTGACATCGCCCTCACTTGTTTTAACTGTATGCATTTCTGGTTTTTTATCTGCCGCTTTTTCCGTTTTTTCATTACCACAAGCTACCAGTAAACCAATCGCTAGAATCCCCATAATCATTATTATTTGCTTCATTGTTTTCTTCATTCCCCAAACCCCCCTTTATTTTTTATAACTCCTGTACATCTTGCTGTCTCTTTATCTTTAAACACTCTTCATAGCACTAAGCGCTTACAAACTCTTCTAATAAAAAAAAAATCATTAGCTACAACTATTAGTTACTTTCCCTACACCCCTTCAATTGATATTGATAGTCATTCTCAATTAGATTATAAAGAGTTATCATCTACAAATCAATCTCTTTTAAAGATATATATTCAAACGCTCTATAACCCTTCTATTACCGTCACATTTCCGACAAAAAAAACAGTACCCTGACAAAATATGTCAACATACTGTTTTCTCTCATTAATGATTATTTTATTGAACGTTTGGTTTTGCTTTTATTTTTTCTCGCGTAGTCCGAAAGATTCCCACGGTTGTAAGCGTTCAAGCAAGTACAATTCTTCTGGTACAATATGACCGACAATATTTGTCGTTCCTGTATTTTCCATTGTTTGTAAAGCTACATTCATTTCGCCTTTATAACGTGAGTCACCATTATTATCAATTGTAACATCACCTGCTTTGATTTCAGTTGTGTTATGAGGTTCAAATGATTCATTTTTATATTTAACACGCGATTGCGTACTACGCACAACATAAGCTGAAACATCGCCACGGTTATGGTGTGGTTCCTCAAACATTATAATATTTTCGGTTGTATTGTTTTCTGCTGCTGGAACAACATCAAACTCTAGTTTATAACGGTTTAACTCACCTAATGCTTTTAATTCTGCTTCAGATGCGTACATGTTACCGATGATTAAATCATCGATTAAACCTGTTTGCCATAAATCTTTAGCTTGCACAATGATTGATTGACCACGGTGTTCTTCCAATGTTGGTAAACCTTTTCCAGCTGCATCCCATGGGCCATAAGCTGCGTGTTGTGAAGAAATCATTGCTGCTGTTTTAATGCCATGATCTTTAAACATTTTTGATGTTTCTGTAAAATGTTTACGTGACAACGCTGTATACGGGCGTGGATAGAAGTTATGACAACCAATAATGTTTTCACGATTTGCTTGATACGATAAAATCGTTTCAAGGTATTTAGTACCGATACTGACATTTAATTCGATTTTCAAGTCACACGGATCCAATGACATGATTGCTTCTTCATGACCACTAAAGCCCATATCTAAACGAATGCCTGCTAAATGGTACTCTTCTTTTAATTTCGAAATGCCTGTGTAGTCAATCCCTAAGTCTTCAAAAACTTCTGGCGCCACATCAGCAATCACTTCAATACCTAAATCAGCTGCAAATTTATTTACATCTTTCATTTTTTGACGTTCACTTTCACTGTCTAACGAGATTAGACAGGTGAAAATACGAGTAAAACCATATTTATGTGCTAATTCAATATAAGCAGTAATTTCACTTGTTTCACTGTGTTGTGGGTAAACAGAAAATCCTAATCGTCTCATTAATAAAAACCTCACTTTTATTTTTTTTAAGAAAAGCCACATACGAAAACTCGCATATGGCTTTAAATTTTAATTATTTGCTCTCAGCTTTATGTTCTTCAACTTCAACGCGTGAAGACATCGCAACGAATGGTATATAGATTAATGTCGCGACTAAAATGATTACGATACTTAGTACCGCCCCTGTCCACGATTGTGTTGTAAGGAAACCATTGATAACCGGTGGTGTTACCCACGGAGTTGCAATTGTTGCTGCTGGAACAAAGCTTAACTTAGTTGCCCAGTAAGCAATTGTTACAGAAACCATCGGAGTGATGATAAACGGAATAAACAATACAGGGTTTAAGATGATTGGTAAACCAAACATCAACGGCTCATTAATATTAAAGAGACCTGGACCTGTTGCAATTCCCCCAACAGTTGTATATTGCTTATTACGACGGCCAACAATAAAGATGGCAATAATCAAAGCAATTGTTGTTCCTGATCCACCCATGTTAACAAAGGCATCTAAGAACGGTTTGTTAATGATATATGGTGCTGCATGACCTGCTTCAAGTGCTGCTGCATTTTCTGCAATAGCTGGTAAGTTGATTGTTTGTAAGAATGGGTCGATAATGTTTGCCCCATGAATACCGAATGTCCATAAGAATACAGGTACAAACGCTAGGATTAAACCAGCTACCCAAGTGTTTGTTAAGCCCATAAATGGTTGTTGAATTGTATTATAGAATGCTGTAATAATGTCTGGCATGTTAAATGATGTCGAGATAATTGTACGAACTAATGCAAATGCACCGATTGTAATAATCGCTGGTAACAACGCAGCAAATGATTTCGCAACTGCTGGTGGTACTGTATCTGGCATTTTAATCATTAATTTTGGACTACCTGATAAACGTGAAAATAATTCTGCTGATAAAAGTGCAATAATAAGTGATATAAAGATTCCGGCTGTACCAGTCGTCATTCCAGAAAGTCCACCTTCACCAAATGTACCAAATGTAAGGTATGTCGCTACACTGATAACACCTGCTGATAAACCATCTTTGTTATAACCTCTCGCTAAGTGATAAGCAACTGTAAACGCTATCAATATTGACATGAAACCAAATGTGGCATTCCACATGTTTCCGCCCCACTGAGTCCATACATCATGCGGCCAAATCTTATCCATTAAGTTCTGATAAGCTTTGATCGGTAAGTTGTTAATCAATACTGCAAAAGATCCTAAAATTGTTAAAGGCATTAGTGTTACAAATCCGTCACGAACCGCGATTAGATGACGTTGTGTACCTATTTTTGCTGCAATTGGTACGAATTTTTCCTCTAAAAATTTAAACATGTTCCCACTTCCTTTTTGTGTTTTTATATAGACGCCCAATAAAGGGCGCTATTTATTTGTTGATAATCGATTTACAATTAAGCGATGCGCTCATATAAATCAATCACTTCTACTGCTAAATCTTTAAAAGTAATCGCATTCATTAAATGGTCTTGACTATGGATAAGTAAAAGTGATACTTCTACTTTTTCACCCTTAGCTTCTTGTGTTAATAAACCAGTTTGTGAATGGTGTGCTTCCACCAAGTTTTTGTTTGCCTCTTCGATTTTAGCACGCGCTTCTTCAATCTTACCGGCTTTAGCCAATTGAATAGCTTCCATACAGTCACTCTTAACATTTCCACTGTTCATGATTAATCCCATGATTGCTTGTAATAATTCTTCATTCATAATTTAAACGCTCCTTATTTCTCCATTAATTCTACTGCACGATTCAGAACGTTTGCGCCATTCATCATACCGTAGTCTGCCATGTTGATTACTTCTACAGGTATATCTTTACCTGCCAATTTACCTTCCATTTGACCTTGTAAGTAACGTACTTGTGGTCCTAATAATAGAACATCAATTGTTTTGCTACCTAAAATTTGATCAACTTCACTTGCTGATACTGCAAAGATTTCAGATTCTAATCCTTTTTCTTTTGCAGCCGCTTCCATTTTTGTCACTAATAAACTTGTGCTCATACCTGCTGAACAAACTAACATAATTGTTTTCATACGTTTCCGCCTCCTATGGCTCGATTACTTATAAATCTAGAATAACACACAATGGTCTATACCACAATAAAGAAATCGCTTCCATTGCTGTTTTAACGGTGTTTATAAGCTATTTTAGTTAATTGGTACAGTCCAAAAAATAACGCTTACATTGTATAATAGACTAATTGGGACATTTTTTAAAT comes from Brochothrix thermosphacta DSM 20171 = FSL F6-1036 and encodes:
- a CDS encoding ABC transporter substrate-binding protein, translated to MKKTMKQIIMIMGILAIGLLVACGNEKTEKAADKKPEMHTVKTSEGDVKVPKKPKRVLVQYVIGDAYALGVTPVGISNVLKGSALEDVFDSKKTKDLGAWDAWDEEAVLALEPDLIIVIDKKAVAKLGKIAPTVYMPYDKLTTEERVTFMGELLGKQAEAKKALADYEKNVDTSHNKLMAAGYDKLTVSNFEGGLKEMNINGKKYGIGAIAYESLKLKAPEAIQKKIIDKDKFNVAVSLEVLPEYAGDVIIRNTYEGMDDMNKSKIWTNLPAIKNNRLVEMPFALGFYTDLYSANKQVDFVRDELIKVAK
- a CDS encoding DUF871 domain-containing protein — translated: MRRLGFSVYPQHSETSEITAYIELAHKYGFTRIFTCLISLDSESERQKMKDVNKFAADLGIEVIADVAPEVFEDLGIDYTGISKLKEEYHLAGIRLDMGFSGHEEAIMSLDPCDLKIELNVSIGTKYLETILSYQANRENIIGCHNFYPRPYTALSRKHFTETSKMFKDHGIKTAAMISSQHAAYGPWDAAGKGLPTLEEHRGQSIIVQAKDLWQTGLIDDLIIGNMYASEAELKALGELNRYKLEFDVVPAAENNTTENIIMFEEPHHNRGDVSAYVVRSTQSRVKYKNESFEPHNTTEIKAGDVTIDNNGDSRYKGEMNVALQTMENTGTTNIVGHIVPEELYLLERLQPWESFGLREKK
- a CDS encoding PTS lactose/cellobiose transporter subunit IIA — protein: MNEELLQAIMGLIMNSGNVKSDCMEAIQLAKAGKIEEARAKIEEANKNLVEAHHSQTGLLTQEAKGEKVEVSLLLIHSQDHLMNAITFKDLAVEVIDLYERIA
- a CDS encoding PTS sugar transporter subunit IIC, which produces MFKFLEEKFVPIAAKIGTQRHLIAVRDGFVTLMPLTILGSFAVLINNLPIKAYQNLMDKIWPHDVWTQWGGNMWNATFGFMSILIAFTVAYHLARGYNKDGLSAGVISVATYLTFGTFGEGGLSGMTTGTAGIFISLIIALLSAELFSRLSGSPKLMIKMPDTVPPAVAKSFAALLPAIITIGAFALVRTIISTSFNMPDIITAFYNTIQQPFMGLTNTWVAGLILAFVPVFLWTFGIHGANIIDPFLQTINLPAIAENAAALEAGHAAPYIINKPFLDAFVNMGGSGTTIALIIAIFIVGRRNKQYTTVGGIATGPGLFNINEPLMFGLPIILNPVLFIPFIITPMVSVTIAYWATKLSFVPAATIATPWVTPPVINGFLTTQSWTGAVLSIVIILVATLIYIPFVAMSSRVEVEEHKAESK
- a CDS encoding PTS sugar transporter subunit IIB, which gives rise to MKTIMLVCSAGMSTSLLVTKMEAAAKEKGLESEIFAVSASEVDQILGSKTIDVLLLGPQVRYLQGQMEGKLAGKDIPVEVINMADYGMMNGANVLNRAVELMEK